A region from the Thermoplasmatales archaeon genome encodes:
- a CDS encoding carbamoyl phosphate synthase large subunit, with product MPRDPSIKTVLIIGSGPVVIGQAAEFDYSGSQACLSMKEEGVKTVLLNSNPATIQTDFDIADRIYIEPITVASVRRIAEKEHIDSVFFSVGGQTALNLAIEMESSGVIRELSLKVLGTEVKSISLAEDRRKFHERMLEIGEPVAESHTLTSARFMEQAEQIGKFPVIARTSFSLGGSGGSIMNNMDDLKKFCDWFFKSYSSDSIEVETSLLGLKEIEYEVIRDNTGNCITVCNMENLDPMGVHTGESIVVTPSQTLSDIEYQMLRRSAIRVISSLGIIGACNIQFALDPESEKYFIVEVNPRTSRSSALASKASGYPIARIASKIAVGYNLNEIRNPITRNTFAAFEPSLDYVTVKIPRWPFDKFHVTRTLGVQMKSIGEVMGIGRTFEEAMMKAIASLDNDMAGKIRIFESDERIWEYISVPSDLRLYAIFEALFRNFKVEEISARSGYDPFFVWKIRNIVQALAGIEVGSIPENLPALKRLGVSDAIISSFAHLQAVDVFKYRLEKGIFPQFKSIDTCSGEFVSTTPYMYSTYEVENDRNATTGEKKIMIIGSGPNRISQGLEFDYGSVKAIKKLRSDGYTTIMVNSNPETVSTDFDISDVLYFEPLTLEHISNIIQAEKPAGIIIQFSGQTGQNMALELSEIFGPEIILGTKPQDISHAEDRTYFAETMKRLGILQPEYTTVSNLQDVSTKIEEIRLPVILRSSFIIGGRAMDIINDRESLMNRSEELFRERPGFPILISRYVENADEIDVDFVSDGQSFAICGVCLHIEEAGTHSGDATMIMGRSIVPEKVMREIERIVSLLVPSFNLVGLSNLQLASNDSGVYIIELNTRSSRSVPFVSKATGINWVAHAVDAMLGGHLPRIQNADMKSYFIKIPVFPFKRFEDLDPILSPEMKSTGEGMGIGSTPEEAITKAMAISGSRFREGGSMILSVNDRDKSGLHFLSPFLKKFNGVIYATIGTHDALMEAGIKSTIVYKIGDIREPRIDQIISTKQIFLVLNTPSEIVDQVKDSFQIRRIAIFRSIPLITNMRLARFLFESMERAISVDYREIREYYQVKPALNHKN from the coding sequence ATGCCTAGGGACCCTTCAATAAAAACTGTTCTGATTATTGGGTCCGGTCCAGTGGTCATTGGGCAGGCGGCTGAGTTTGATTACTCCGGTTCACAGGCCTGCCTCTCCATGAAGGAGGAGGGTGTGAAAACCGTTCTCCTGAATTCAAACCCTGCAACCATACAGACAGACTTCGACATAGCGGATAGGATATACATTGAACCCATTACGGTCGCCTCTGTACGGCGAATAGCTGAAAAGGAGCATATAGATTCGGTATTTTTCTCCGTGGGGGGACAGACAGCACTGAACCTTGCAATTGAAATGGAATCATCCGGCGTTATAAGGGAACTTTCCTTGAAGGTGCTGGGAACGGAAGTCAAGTCAATCTCACTTGCAGAGGATCGAAGGAAATTTCACGAAAGGATGCTGGAAATAGGCGAACCGGTGGCGGAATCGCATACGCTCACTTCCGCTCGTTTCATGGAACAGGCGGAGCAGATAGGAAAGTTTCCGGTCATAGCCAGGACGTCGTTCTCGCTCGGCGGATCAGGAGGGTCCATAATGAACAATATGGATGATCTGAAAAAATTCTGCGACTGGTTTTTCAAGTCATATTCTTCCGACTCTATCGAAGTGGAGACTTCCCTGCTAGGACTGAAGGAGATTGAGTATGAGGTCATACGGGATAATACTGGAAACTGCATCACAGTCTGCAACATGGAGAACCTTGATCCCATGGGTGTGCACACTGGTGAAAGCATCGTTGTTACTCCATCCCAGACACTAAGCGACATTGAGTACCAGATGCTGAGGCGTTCGGCAATCAGGGTAATCTCATCGCTTGGAATAATTGGTGCCTGCAATATCCAGTTTGCTCTTGATCCTGAGAGTGAAAAATATTTTATCGTGGAAGTCAACCCCAGGACCTCGAGATCATCTGCGCTTGCCTCAAAGGCCAGCGGTTACCCAATCGCAAGAATTGCATCCAAGATTGCTGTTGGATACAATCTCAATGAAATCCGCAATCCCATCACCAGGAACACATTTGCCGCATTTGAGCCCTCTCTCGATTATGTGACTGTCAAGATCCCCAGATGGCCATTTGACAAGTTCCATGTTACCAGAACGCTTGGTGTACAGATGAAATCCATAGGTGAGGTAATGGGGATCGGGAGGACATTTGAAGAAGCCATGATGAAGGCCATAGCATCCCTTGACAACGATATGGCAGGGAAAATCCGCATCTTCGAATCTGACGAGCGCATCTGGGAATATATCTCCGTACCGAGTGACCTGAGGCTTTACGCAATATTCGAGGCACTTTTCAGGAATTTCAAGGTCGAGGAGATATCAGCCAGAAGTGGTTATGATCCGTTCTTTGTATGGAAGATCAGGAATATTGTCCAGGCTCTTGCGGGCATAGAGGTCGGTTCTATCCCTGAAAATCTTCCTGCGCTGAAGAGGCTTGGCGTATCAGATGCAATAATTTCTTCATTTGCTCATCTTCAGGCAGTTGATGTTTTCAAGTACAGGTTAGAAAAGGGCATCTTTCCACAGTTTAAGTCCATAGACACCTGCTCTGGAGAATTCGTTTCCACCACTCCATACATGTATTCAACCTATGAAGTGGAAAATGATAGGAACGCAACTACAGGAGAAAAGAAAATCATGATCATCGGATCAGGCCCGAACAGGATATCACAGGGTCTTGAATTTGACTATGGCTCAGTAAAGGCGATAAAGAAGCTGAGGTCCGATGGGTACACCACCATAATGGTCAATTCCAATCCGGAAACCGTCTCGACCGATTTTGACATATCAGATGTACTTTATTTCGAGCCGCTTACCCTGGAACATATTTCAAACATCATCCAGGCAGAGAAACCTGCGGGAATAATAATACAGTTCTCCGGCCAGACAGGACAGAACATGGCACTGGAGTTATCGGAAATTTTTGGACCGGAGATAATTTTAGGCACAAAGCCGCAGGATATCTCTCATGCTGAAGACCGGACTTACTTTGCAGAAACAATGAAGCGTCTTGGGATACTGCAGCCGGAGTATACTACAGTTTCAAACCTTCAGGATGTGTCGACAAAGATTGAGGAGATCAGGCTTCCTGTAATACTTAGGTCAAGCTTCATAATCGGCGGCCGGGCAATGGACATAATCAACGATCGCGAATCGCTTATGAATCGTTCTGAAGAGTTATTCAGGGAACGCCCGGGTTTCCCGATACTGATAAGCCGGTATGTCGAAAATGCAGACGAGATTGACGTTGATTTTGTCTCTGACGGTCAGTCTTTTGCCATATGCGGTGTATGCCTGCATATAGAGGAGGCTGGAACACATTCCGGTGATGCCACGATGATAATGGGCCGATCCATTGTGCCAGAAAAGGTAATGAGGGAGATAGAAAGAATAGTCAGCCTGCTTGTGCCTTCTTTCAATCTGGTCGGACTGTCTAACCTGCAGCTGGCTTCAAACGATTCCGGGGTTTACATAATAGAGCTGAACACGAGATCCAGCAGGTCAGTACCGTTTGTCTCAAAGGCAACCGGAATAAACTGGGTGGCTCATGCAGTCGATGCCATGCTGGGGGGGCACCTGCCTCGTATCCAGAACGCCGATATGAAATCCTACTTCATCAAGATCCCGGTTTTTCCATTCAAGAGATTTGAGGACCTTGACCCGATACTTTCGCCGGAAATGAAGTCCACGGGGGAGGGAATGGGGATAGGGTCAACCCCTGAGGAGGCCATAACCAAGGCCATGGCAATTTCCGGTTCCAGGTTCAGGGAAGGCGGATCCATGATTCTGAGCGTCAATGATCGTGATAAGTCTGGATTGCATTTTCTCTCACCCTTCCTGAAGAAATTCAACGGCGTGATATATGCAACCATCGGTACGCACGATGCACTTATGGAAGCTGGAATAAAGAGCACAATAGTTTACAAAATAGGCGATATCAGGGAACCAAGAATAGACCAGATTATCTCGACGAAACAAATTTTCCTTGTGCTAAACACGCCAAGTGAGATTGTTGATCAGGTCAAGGATTCTTTTCAGATCAGGAGAATCGCAATTTTCAGGAGTATACCATTGATCACCAACATGCGCCTGGCTAGGTTTCTTTTTGAATCAATGGAGAGGGCAATCTCTGTGGATTACAGGGAGATAAGGGAATACTATCAGGTGAAACCTGCCTTGAATCACAAAAATTAG
- a CDS encoding DNA-binding transcriptional repressor ArsR — MQTQDVLGELNDYAGIFKLLGDPTRLHIMAILSLKELCVCELVELLSLSQSNISQHLAKLRSYGLVKERKEAQWIYYSINWERTTLLKEIMGLIRLNKDEIDAIMSFSRKDKCKI; from the coding sequence ATGCAAACTCAGGACGTTTTAGGAGAACTGAACGATTATGCAGGCATTTTCAAGTTGCTGGGTGATCCCACCCGTCTGCACATAATGGCGATTCTAAGCCTCAAGGAACTTTGTGTTTGCGAACTGGTTGAATTACTCTCATTGTCTCAGTCAAATATTTCGCAGCATCTCGCAAAACTCAGGAGTTACGGCCTTGTAAAGGAGAGAAAAGAGGCTCAGTGGATTTATTATAGTATAAATTGGGAAAGAACCACACTGCTGAAAGAAATAATGGGTTTGATCAGGCTGAACAAAGATGAAATAGACGCCATTATGTCTTTTAGCAGGAAGGATAAGTGTAAAATCTAG
- a CDS encoding hydroxyacylglutathione hydrolase encodes MMDIRKLVIPINIRSLKTANIYIISNGSKSLLVDSGMTPSTIEFLRSNNVDVDSISEVLLTHLHFDHIGGAARLQADLGVPVNIGTKDAEIINRMIIDPKGYLRNEIGYLKYIGFPETQLELAEKTNPVMETYQMAAGIEKLTPVDEGVSFNGFPEISLLSVPGHTPGSMTYVIKKLNTAFTGDHVIEKITPNISYYDDDSDMLGFYMKSLISLRETGIEFGYSGHGADIYNLGYRIDDILGHHKLRLSEIYAQCNEWRTPYEISALIRWNRGRTIEDMSVMERIFALGETLAHLRHLEKIGLISKSENNGRIRYKI; translated from the coding sequence ATGATGGATATCAGGAAGCTGGTAATACCAATTAACATCAGGAGCCTCAAAACAGCTAATATTTACATTATCAGCAATGGGAGCAAAAGCCTGCTGGTTGATTCCGGCATGACTCCATCTACAATTGAATTCCTGAGATCAAACAATGTAGACGTGGACAGTATAAGTGAAGTACTTCTGACACACCTGCACTTTGACCATATTGGAGGAGCGGCTCGCTTACAGGCTGACCTGGGAGTACCCGTGAACATTGGTACTAAGGATGCAGAGATAATCAACAGGATGATAATCGATCCCAAGGGCTATCTGAGAAATGAAATCGGATACCTGAAGTATATAGGTTTTCCTGAAACCCAGCTGGAGCTGGCCGAAAAGACCAATCCGGTAATGGAAACCTATCAAATGGCGGCTGGAATAGAAAAACTTACACCGGTGGATGAAGGTGTTTCATTCAATGGATTTCCGGAAATATCATTGCTCAGTGTACCGGGGCATACTCCTGGCTCAATGACATACGTTATTAAAAAACTCAACACAGCTTTCACTGGAGATCACGTAATAGAGAAGATTACGCCAAATATCTCATACTATGACGACGATTCCGATATGCTTGGGTTTTATATGAAAAGCCTTATTTCGCTTCGGGAGACAGGAATAGAATTTGGATATTCTGGACACGGGGCCGACATATACAATCTCGGATACAGGATTGATGACATCCTGGGACATCATAAGCTAAGATTATCAGAAATTTATGCCCAGTGCAATGAGTGGCGCACACCATATGAGATCTCGGCCCTCATCAGGTGGAACAGAGGAAGGACCATAGAAGACATGTCCGTGATGGAACGGATATTTGCCCTCGGGGAAACTTTAGCACATCTGAGGCATCTCGAGAAAATAGGTCTTATCAGCAAATCTGAAAATAATGGAAGAATCAGGTATAAAATATAG
- a CDS encoding homoserine dehydrogenase, which yields MGSNQDHIEIALMGLGNVGKNFLSILSRNNRSITRKTGKEIRITFASDSQSIISSRDGLPAEKLLKAKEGGKLKDSWKEARMDDLYADSPDIIVDMTPATPDGLFGKELYSTAFKHGIDIVTANKSPLAMHWTDVMNSARINKRRIRYEATVAGGTPLFNLVDYSLMPVEIVRIRGIVSMTVNYVLDRMLHNLDFEQSIRMAQREGIAETNFHDDTLGTDSARKTVIVADSIFGANISLKDLDYDGVESISDRIDEMKRSGERYRIVSDVYRKGNEVLASSKLQQMEPLDPLVTLGTSSLCYLLETTDGSKYFVGNIRDGPLETASAVLNDVMLLSREIV from the coding sequence ATGGGAAGTAACCAGGATCACATCGAAATAGCATTAATGGGCCTTGGAAACGTGGGTAAAAACTTTCTTTCCATATTGTCACGCAACAACCGGAGTATAACCCGCAAGACAGGGAAGGAGATCAGGATAACCTTTGCTTCAGATTCCCAGAGTATTATTTCAAGCAGAGATGGCCTTCCGGCAGAAAAACTCCTGAAGGCAAAGGAAGGCGGCAAGCTGAAAGATTCCTGGAAGGAAGCGAGAATGGACGATCTGTACGCGGATTCTCCTGACATTATCGTGGATATGACCCCGGCCACGCCAGATGGGCTGTTCGGAAAGGAGCTTTATTCAACCGCTTTCAAGCACGGCATCGACATAGTGACGGCAAACAAGTCACCTCTGGCTATGCACTGGACTGATGTGATGAATTCGGCGAGAATAAACAAACGGAGGATCAGGTATGAAGCCACAGTTGCGGGTGGAACCCCGCTCTTCAATCTCGTGGATTATTCACTCATGCCAGTTGAAATAGTTAGGATCAGGGGGATTGTAAGCATGACTGTAAACTACGTACTTGACAGGATGTTACACAACCTTGACTTTGAGCAGTCAATAAGGATGGCACAGCGAGAAGGAATTGCAGAAACAAATTTCCATGATGATACGCTTGGCACAGACTCAGCCAGGAAGACCGTAATAGTGGCAGATTCAATCTTCGGTGCAAACATCTCATTGAAAGACCTGGATTATGACGGAGTTGAGAGTATTTCCGATCGCATTGACGAGATGAAGAGGAGCGGCGAAAGATACAGGATTGTTTCTGATGTATACAGAAAGGGAAATGAGGTCCTTGCATCGTCCAAGCTTCAGCAGATGGAGCCACTTGACCCGCTGGTGACCCTGGGAACATCATCTTTATGTTATCTCCTGGAAACTACAGACGGTTCAAAATACTTTGTTGGTAACATACGCGATGGTCCACTGGAAACCGCTTCGGCTGTCCTGAATGACGTAATGCTGCTTTCAAGAGAGATCGTTTAA
- a CDS encoding dihydrolipoamide dehydrogenase, translating into MKTIVVIGGGSGGISTANHLSYKLRDKIKANEIRVMLMDPSKYHYYQPGFLEIPFGLMKKEETYKEIDKVLAQGVTLLQEKALKIDLANRSVQTDKGKYTYDYLVIATGARYDYSAIPGFVEGVDHFYTLEGSNTLRKKLNDFKGGTVVVGISSMPYKCTPAPLEAAFLLHDMFKSRNMQDKVKIIYTYPMPMVFPDKRISDFALGLFKEKGIESVLDFKLKEVDSKSRDLISISGEKIHYDLALIAPPHRGSELIAASGFGDQSDWVPVDKFTLNITGYKNAFAIGDATNLQVSKAGSVADAEAVVVSNRIAEEIDGYNPETLYDGSGGALMITGIGKASMISSNYNLSPVFMPESYSFYWLKLIYNKVYWNMTAKAVLSEVA; encoded by the coding sequence ATGAAAACAATTGTCGTGATAGGAGGAGGCTCCGGTGGCATCAGCACCGCAAACCACCTTTCTTACAAACTCAGGGACAAGATCAAAGCAAACGAGATCAGGGTCATGCTAATGGACCCCAGCAAGTATCATTATTATCAGCCAGGGTTCCTGGAAATCCCATTTGGACTCATGAAGAAGGAGGAGACATACAAGGAGATTGATAAGGTTCTGGCTCAGGGGGTAACGCTACTGCAGGAAAAGGCCCTGAAAATTGACCTGGCGAACAGGTCCGTGCAAACCGACAAGGGGAAGTACACATATGACTACCTCGTAATAGCAACCGGCGCAAGATATGACTATTCTGCAATACCTGGTTTCGTTGAAGGAGTTGACCATTTCTACACCCTGGAAGGCTCAAATACTCTCAGGAAAAAGCTGAACGATTTCAAGGGCGGGACCGTGGTTGTAGGAATTTCCAGCATGCCCTATAAATGCACTCCAGCGCCACTTGAAGCTGCGTTCCTGCTGCACGATATGTTCAAGTCAAGGAATATGCAAGATAAGGTGAAAATTATCTACACATATCCTATGCCAATGGTTTTCCCGGACAAGAGAATATCGGATTTCGCCTTGGGGTTATTCAAGGAGAAAGGTATAGAATCGGTGCTGGATTTCAAGCTGAAAGAGGTGGATTCCAAGAGCAGGGACCTGATCTCCATTAGCGGCGAAAAGATTCATTATGATCTTGCACTAATCGCGCCCCCTCATCGCGGCAGCGAACTCATCGCGGCTTCCGGTTTCGGCGATCAGTCCGACTGGGTACCGGTGGATAAATTTACCCTCAATATAACCGGTTATAAAAACGCCTTTGCCATCGGAGACGCGACGAACCTTCAGGTCTCTAAGGCCGGTTCCGTAGCCGATGCTGAAGCGGTCGTGGTATCGAACAGGATAGCAGAGGAAATTGATGGCTACAATCCTGAAACACTGTATGACGGATCCGGTGGAGCACTGATGATAACCGGAATAGGGAAGGCGTCAATGATCTCGTCAAATTACAATCTTTCACCAGTATTCATGCCTGAGAGCTATTCGTTTTACTGGCTGAAACTGATCTACAACAAGGTATACTGGAACATGACTGCCAAAGCTGTCCTTAGTGAGGTGGCATAA
- a CDS encoding azaleucine resistance protein AzlC has protein sequence MAIISAGYLPSGIAFGSLSIALHVNMIYAIALSLLVYSGAVQSAFLGYWATGIDPFSMIITAFLLNLRHTFYGAHIESSKGIISLREIGSVGPLLTDEVYAIAVSYPSLSILNLNGIALYAYFNWFAGTAIGIIAASFAPSAVLGILFLALPALFLGLLVPRIRNRYGLATALTSGAVALFGRIFNLPPFFIIIPIILGVLAGILIGKLTGGVRS, from the coding sequence ATGGCGATTATTTCAGCAGGCTACCTGCCGTCGGGCATTGCATTTGGATCACTGTCCATTGCCCTCCACGTTAACATGATCTACGCGATTGCACTTTCACTCCTTGTTTATTCTGGTGCGGTGCAATCTGCATTCCTGGGATACTGGGCAACCGGGATAGATCCCTTCTCCATGATCATCACTGCTTTCCTGCTTAACCTGAGGCACACTTTTTACGGGGCACATATAGAATCCAGCAAGGGAATCATCAGTTTGCGCGAAATAGGATCTGTCGGTCCGTTGCTTACTGACGAGGTTTATGCCATTGCAGTCAGTTATCCCTCATTATCCATTCTTAATCTTAACGGCATAGCCCTTTACGCTTACTTTAACTGGTTTGCGGGAACCGCAATCGGTATTATTGCTGCGAGCTTCGCTCCTTCCGCAGTACTTGGCATTCTGTTTCTGGCGCTTCCAGCGCTCTTTCTGGGACTATTGGTTCCGAGGATCAGGAACAGGTACGGACTGGCCACTGCACTGACGTCAGGTGCTGTAGCACTGTTTGGGAGGATTTTTAACCTGCCGCCATTCTTCATCATCATCCCAATAATCCTTGGAGTCCTGGCCGGTATACTGATCGGAAAGCTCACGGGTGGGGTGAGGTCATGA
- a CDS encoding hypothetical protein (putative conserved protein) — MTQDMDRAIQQVTVKDNMDALVNIIDLLPTISKGLAMVEDLRKRGVIDSMLGLVYLLASTKDILSDDMINGLGTTANSILGLSSLTASSTIMDALGKITTGVSSGEFAKDGQITGTWSLLKQLKDPEVQKGLTILINALKVLGKQ; from the coding sequence ATGACCCAGGACATGGACAGGGCAATTCAGCAGGTCACTGTGAAGGATAACATGGATGCACTTGTTAACATAATAGACCTCCTTCCAACGATCTCAAAAGGGCTTGCCATGGTGGAGGACCTCAGGAAAAGAGGCGTAATCGACTCAATGCTTGGACTGGTCTACCTTCTTGCCAGCACAAAAGACATACTCAGCGACGATATGATTAACGGGCTTGGCACAACAGCAAATTCTATCCTCGGTTTATCATCCCTGACCGCATCATCCACAATTATGGACGCGCTGGGAAAAATTACCACGGGGGTATCGTCAGGAGAATTTGCAAAGGATGGCCAGATTACTGGAACATGGAGTCTCCTGAAGCAGCTTAAGGACCCGGAAGTGCAGAAAGGTCTCACAATCTTGATAAATGCTTTGAAAGTGCTGGGCAAGCAATAA
- a CDS encoding Branched-chain amino acid transport protein (AzlD), translating to MNYDLILLLVVLAIMSFAQRVLPWIFYSKIKSGASSLEKTFDLFAISAFSALLVYNVTSFSPLTLVALAIALLVTIKFHNTGLTVLVALAVISLSLVL from the coding sequence ATGAATTACGATTTGATACTTTTGCTCGTGGTGCTTGCCATAATGAGTTTTGCACAGAGAGTGCTGCCCTGGATATTTTATTCGAAGATCAAATCAGGGGCCTCATCACTTGAAAAGACATTTGACCTTTTTGCCATATCTGCTTTCTCAGCTCTTCTGGTTTATAATGTAACGAGCTTCAGCCCATTAACCCTGGTTGCACTTGCCATAGCCCTGCTTGTAACAATTAAATTCCACAACACTGGACTAACCGTGCTTGTAGCACTGGCCGTTATTTCTTTATCTCTGGTTTTATAA
- the trpG_2 gene encoding Anthranilate synthase component II, with amino-acid sequence MYLPDRFLVLEDGTIIGGNGFGHDSECYGEIVFTTAMTGYLESITDPSYRGQILVFASSTIGNYPLIKGIMESDRAQVRAVITKDAHSILFSGDSGTQLDRFLKDNRVPGIDGVDTRLLVKKIREHGSMKAYILDSPVIPHSWPDPMSSDLVAEVSTRKPYSIARGGKRNILYIDVGTKRSLLANVSEIFSLEVVPYNTEFNDLEKDYEAIFVSNGPGDPAHPSLGNVAEFLKMNSGRLPIFGVCLGHQLLALSAGGRTVKMKFGHRGTNHAVFDGKNIFITSHNHGYAVDPESLASTSLNAGQWDVNDGTVEMLYDHKNCRYSLQYHPEGSPGPRDYSEFYSLMYRVVEEYYA; translated from the coding sequence ATGTATTTGCCCGATAGATTTCTCGTCCTGGAGGACGGCACCATAATAGGAGGCAATGGTTTCGGTCATGATTCCGAATGTTATGGCGAAATTGTATTCACGACCGCTATGACAGGCTATCTGGAGTCAATAACCGATCCCTCATATAGAGGGCAGATACTTGTTTTTGCTTCTTCCACTATTGGTAATTATCCCCTGATTAAGGGCATTATGGAATCCGACAGGGCGCAGGTCAGGGCAGTGATAACAAAGGATGCCCACTCCATCTTGTTTTCTGGTGACAGTGGCACCCAGTTGGACAGGTTCCTGAAAGACAACCGTGTACCTGGTATAGATGGCGTAGACACGAGGTTGCTGGTAAAGAAGATAAGGGAGCATGGCTCGATGAAAGCCTATATACTTGATTCGCCGGTGATTCCCCATAGCTGGCCTGACCCCATGAGCAGCGATCTTGTTGCGGAAGTAAGTACAAGGAAGCCATACAGCATCGCAAGAGGCGGAAAAAGAAACATTCTTTACATTGATGTCGGAACCAAAAGAAGTCTTTTAGCCAATGTATCCGAGATTTTTTCACTTGAGGTTGTGCCCTACAATACCGAGTTCAATGATCTGGAGAAAGATTATGAAGCCATATTTGTTTCTAACGGCCCTGGTGATCCTGCGCATCCCTCACTTGGGAATGTCGCAGAATTCCTGAAGATGAACTCAGGCAGGCTGCCGATCTTTGGCGTTTGCCTCGGACACCAGCTTCTTGCATTGTCTGCTGGTGGTCGCACGGTAAAGATGAAATTCGGGCACAGGGGAACCAACCATGCTGTATTCGACGGAAAGAACATTTTTATCACCTCACATAACCACGGTTATGCCGTTGATCCTGAATCACTGGCCTCAACGTCTCTGAATGCAGGACAGTGGGATGTGAACGACGGAACTGTTGAAATGCTTTACGATCATAAAAACTGCAGGTATTCCCTGCAATACCATCCCGAAGGTTCTCCGGGGCCAAGGGATTATTCGGAGTTCTATTCACTCATGTACAGGGTGGTGGAGGAATACTATGCCTAG
- the gdhA_1 gene encoding Glutamate dehydrogenase has protein sequence MPPKEAIGENMTENLDPFDIAVKQLNRAAKIMNLDKQALALLSEPQRILQVRIPVRMDDGTTQVFTGFRVRYNNARGPTKGGIRFHPQETLSTVKALSAWMTWKTAVTDLPYGGSKGGVICDTKKLSLGELERLSRGYIRAVADSIGPEIDVPAPDVYTTPQIMGWMMDEYENVVRHSAPGVITGKPLDLGGSLGRGDATAKGGMYVLREGAKKIGLDLKKATVAVQGFGNAGQFAHKLVIEHFGSKVVAISDTKGGIYSENGIDYEKLMEHKKKTGSVQGFPGTKNITNEELLELKVDVLIPAAIENQLTGSNASKVKAKIILELANGPTTPDADEIFFKNKILVLPDFLSNSGGVTVSYFEWVQNVGGYYWTQEEVYQKLDKKMTQAANDVLAMADKYKVDPRMGAYIISVKRVADAMKSRGWY, from the coding sequence ATGCCTCCTAAAGAGGCAATTGGTGAAAACATGACAGAGAATTTAGACCCGTTTGATATTGCTGTAAAGCAACTCAACAGAGCAGCCAAGATAATGAATCTGGACAAGCAAGCACTTGCCCTGCTAAGCGAGCCTCAGAGAATCCTTCAGGTAAGGATACCGGTAAGGATGGATGACGGAACAACCCAGGTCTTCACCGGCTTCAGGGTAAGATACAATAATGCAAGGGGACCAACCAAAGGTGGAATAAGATTTCACCCGCAGGAAACTCTATCCACAGTTAAGGCACTATCTGCCTGGATGACCTGGAAAACGGCCGTCACCGATCTTCCTTATGGAGGTTCAAAGGGTGGAGTAATATGCGACACCAAGAAACTGAGCCTCGGGGAACTCGAGAGACTAAGCAGAGGATATATCAGGGCAGTCGCTGATTCTATCGGCCCAGAGATTGATGTTCCTGCACCAGATGTTTACACAACCCCACAGATCATGGGATGGATGATGGACGAATATGAAAATGTCGTAAGGCATTCAGCTCCGGGAGTAATTACCGGTAAGCCTCTTGATCTCGGCGGATCACTTGGAAGAGGAGATGCAACCGCGAAAGGCGGAATGTACGTGTTGAGAGAGGGTGCAAAAAAGATAGGACTCGACCTCAAGAAAGCAACAGTTGCAGTGCAGGGATTTGGAAACGCAGGTCAGTTTGCGCATAAGCTCGTGATCGAACACTTTGGATCGAAGGTAGTTGCAATTTCAGACACAAAGGGCGGAATCTATTCAGAGAACGGGATAGACTACGAGAAACTCATGGAACACAAGAAGAAAACCGGCTCAGTGCAGGGATTCCCTGGAACAAAAAACATAACCAACGAGGAGCTCCTCGAACTCAAAGTTGACGTACTTATACCCGCAGCAATAGAAAACCAGCTCACCGGATCAAACGCATCGAAGGTAAAGGCGAAGATCATCCTTGAACTGGCGAATGGACCTACCACTCCTGACGCAGATGAGATATTCTTCAAGAACAAGATACTGGTTCTACCAGACTTTCTCTCGAACTCTGGAGGCGTTACTGTGTCCTACTTTGAGTGGGTGCAGAACGTTGGCGGCTATTACTGGACCCAGGAAGAGGTATACCAGAAACTGGACAAGAAGATGACACAGGCCGCAAACGATGTGCTCGCAATGGCGGACAAATACAAAGTTGACCCAAGAATGGGTGCCTACATAATATCGGTAAAGAGAGTAGCCGATGCCATGAAGTCAAGAGGCTGGTACTGA